The genomic interval CTCTCAACTGTCGCCATGTTGGGGTCTGTAGGTCGCTGTTCTGCAGGGGCCCTGCGAGGCCTTACCCCGCTACTGAGAGGTGGCCCTGCTGCTGCCTGCTCCCGAAGAGATTATGCGGCACAGACCACCCCTGCTCCCAAGGCTGGAGTTGCAACTGGTCGCATTGTAGCAGTAATTGGTGCTGTTGTGGATGTTCAGTTTGATGAAGGGCTCCCTCCCATTCTGaatgcccttgaggtccaggGCAGGGACACACGGCTGGTTCTGGAAGTTGCCCAGCATTTAGGTGAGAGCACCGTTCGGACCATTGCCATGGATGGCACGGAAGGTCTGGTGAGGGGCCAGAAGGTACTGGATGCTGGCACACCTATCCGAATCCCGGTTGGTCCAGAAACCCTGGGAAGGATTATGAATGTAATTGGCGAGCCCATTGATGAGAGAGGACCAATTACCACCAAGCAGCATGCAGCAATCCATGCTGAGGCCCCAGAGTTTGTAGAAATGAGTGTCGAGCAGGAGATCCTGGTTACTGGCATTAAGGTGGTTGATTTGCTGGCACCCTATGCCAAAGGTGGAAAGATCGGGTTGTTCGGTGGTGCTGGTGTCGGAAAAACTGTCTTGATCATGGAGCTCATCAACAATGTGGCCAAAGCACATGGTGGTTACTCAGTTTTTGCTGGTGTTGGTGAGCGAACCAGAGAGGGCAATGACTTGTACCATGAAATGATTGAGTCAGGCGTCATCAACCTGAAGGACGACACCTCCAAGGTGGCTTTAGTGTACGGACAAATGAATGAACCACCAGGTGCGCGTGCTCGTGTTGCCTTGACTGGTTTGACCGTTGCAGAGTACTTCAGAGATCAGGAGGGACAGGATGTGCTGCTATTCATTGACAACATCTTTAGATTTACACAAGCTGGCTCTGAGGTGTCTGCTTTGCTG from Ailuropoda melanoleuca isolate Jingjing unplaced genomic scaffold, ASM200744v2 unplaced-scaffold64541, whole genome shotgun sequence carries:
- the LOC117800133 gene encoding ATP synthase subunit beta, mitochondrial-like → MLGSVGRCSAGALRGLTPLLRGGPAAACSRRDYAAQTTPAPKAGVATGRIVAVIGAVVDVQFDEGLPPILNALEVQGRDTRLVLEVAQHLGESTVRTIAMDGTEGLVRGQKVLDAGTPIRIPVGPETLGRIMNVIGEPIDERGPITTKQHAAIHAEAPEFVEMSVEQEILVTGIKVVDLLAPYAKGGKIGLFGGAGVGKTVLIMELINNVAKAHGGYSVFAGVGERTREGNDLYHEMIESGVINLKDDTSKVALVYGQMNEPPGARARVALTGLTVAEYFRDQEGQDVLLFIDNIFRFTQAGSEVSALLGRIPSAVGYQPTLATDMGTMQERITTTKKGSITSVQAIYVPADDLTDPAPATTFAHLDATTVLSRAISELGIYPA